A genome region from Paludisphaera rhizosphaerae includes the following:
- a CDS encoding alpha/beta hydrolase family protein, with amino-acid sequence MPTPRILASSFALLVVLAAAAPRLPRENLLVYRAADGSPAPVRSVDDWLKRRGEIVRGVESIMGRLPGPEKRSALDVTVLEEVDCGSYVRRKITYTSEPGSQVPAYLLVPKKLLGGQGGKAPAILCLHGTDNVTGAGTVVGVGGKPNRQYASELAERGYVTLAPNYPLLAEYQPDVAKLGWQSGTLKAVWDNIRGIDLLTSLPYVRAEAIGAIGHSLGGHNAVYTAFFDDRVKAIVTSCGLDSFLDYKGADPANWYPEKGWCQTRYMRKLADYRGRLEEIPFDFYELVAALAPRTTLIVAPLHDANFQHDSVDRIVAASRPVFALYNAADRLKVEHPDCPHDFPEAMRQEAYALFDHEFGRPATP; translated from the coding sequence ATGCCCACCCCTCGAATCCTGGCGTCCTCGTTCGCGCTCCTCGTCGTGCTCGCCGCCGCCGCGCCGAGGCTCCCGCGCGAGAACCTCCTCGTCTACCGCGCGGCCGATGGTTCGCCCGCGCCTGTCCGCTCGGTGGACGACTGGCTGAAACGGCGCGGGGAGATCGTCCGGGGCGTCGAGTCGATCATGGGGAGGCTGCCGGGGCCGGAGAAGCGCTCGGCGCTGGACGTCACAGTGCTGGAGGAGGTCGACTGCGGGAGCTACGTCCGGCGCAAGATCACCTACACGTCGGAGCCCGGCTCGCAGGTCCCGGCCTATCTGCTGGTTCCGAAGAAGCTGCTCGGAGGGCAGGGGGGGAAGGCGCCGGCGATCCTCTGCCTGCACGGGACGGACAACGTCACCGGCGCGGGGACCGTGGTGGGGGTCGGCGGCAAGCCTAACCGCCAGTACGCCAGCGAGCTGGCCGAGCGCGGCTATGTGACGCTCGCCCCCAACTACCCGCTGCTGGCCGAATATCAGCCCGACGTGGCGAAGCTCGGCTGGCAGAGCGGCACGTTGAAGGCCGTGTGGGACAACATCCGCGGAATCGACCTGCTGACCTCGCTGCCGTACGTCCGGGCCGAGGCCATCGGCGCGATCGGCCATTCCCTCGGCGGCCACAACGCGGTCTACACGGCGTTCTTCGACGATCGGGTCAAGGCGATCGTCACCAGTTGCGGGCTCGACTCATTCCTCGACTACAAGGGGGCCGACCCCGCGAACTGGTACCCTGAGAAGGGCTGGTGCCAGACCCGCTACATGCGGAAGCTCGCCGACTACCGCGGCCGGCTGGAGGAGATCCCCTTCGACTTCTACGAACTGGTGGCCGCCCTCGCGCCGAGGACGACCCTGATCGTCGCCCCACTGCACGACGCCAACTTCCAGCACGACAGCGTCGACCGCATCGTCGCCGCCTCCCGCCCGGTCTTCGCCCTCTACAACGCCGCCGACCGCCTGAAGGTCGAACACCCCGACTGTCCCCACGACTTCCCCGAAGCCATGCGACAGGAAGCCTACGCCCTCTTCGACCACGAGTTCGGCCGTCCGGCCACGCCGTGA